GCTGCCGCCGTTTGAGCAAGGACTACGAGGGCCTGCCGGAGAGTAGCGAAGCATGGATCCATCTTGCGATGTCGGGTCTCATGCTCCGTCGGCTTCGGCCAAGTTGACATTTCTCAACACCCTCTGAGGCCCAGGCGCACCCCACCCGCCCGTACCCGTCACCACGCGGGCCGAAGGATCTAGCCGCGGCCACTTCTTAGCCCGGGCGCGGCAGCGGTCACCAAGCCCGAGGCCGCGGTAGCTCCGCCCCCGCACCTCACCCCCGACCCTTGGGCCCGAGGAAAGCCGAATCCTTGGGTACCGTGCCCGCTGCCGCGCCCAAGTTTCAAGGCGTCCGCGGCTAGATCCTTCGCCCCGCGTAGTCTGGAGTGTGGGTCGGTACGGTGCGCCTGGGGCTCAGGATGACAGGGTGTGGCGTTGCAACGAGTTTGCGTGATGCGCCGGGCTGGCTCCCTTCCCCCGCGCAGTTTGCGGGGGAAGGGTTGGGGATGGGGGGCGGCCGGAATTGCACCGCCGATTTCGATGCGCACCTCAGCCCGCTCAAGTCCGGCGCAGTTTGCCGGGGGAGGGGCCGCGCTCCTGGATCGGGAGCGCCGCGGGACTCCCGCGTTCCCTCGAGTGTGTGGCGGATCCCTCGGTCGCTGCAAAGGACGGGGTACGGGCAGGTGCACCGTGGCCGCTCCGTCGGGATGACAGCGCGCTTCCGTGGGTGCGGTGTGCGCGAGGTCGCCTGCCCGGCGGGACGCGGCTTGCCGGGCGGGGCGGCGCGCCGGTACAATCCTTCGATCGAATCGAACCGCTCACACGAGAGGCTGTCGGCATGACCCGCATCGTTACATCCAACCCCGCCGCGCTGGCCCTGGTGCTCGCTGCGTCGCTCGCCGCCTGCGCCGGGCAGCAGCAGCCGCCACCGCCCGAGCAGACGCCCGCGCAGACCGCCCCCGCGCAGCCCGCGCCCTCCGCGACTCCGGCCGCGAGACCCGCGTCGGCGCAGCAGCCCGCCAGCCCACGCGACACGGCCGAGATCGTCTTCGCGGAGCGCCGCATCATGGTGGACTACGGGCGGCCGTACATGCGCGGGCGCACCGTCATGGGCGGGCTGGTGCCGTACGGGCAGGTGTGGCGCACGGGCGCCAACCAGGCCACCCACCTGATGACGCAGCACGACCTGCGCATCGGAAACGTATCGGTTCCGGCGGGCACCTACACGCTGTACACGCTTCCCGGCGAAACCGCGTGGCAGCTGATCGTCAGCCGCCAGACGGGGCAGTGGGGCACCGTGTACCAGCAGGCGCAGGACCTGGCCCGCATTCCCATGCAGGTGGGCCGCACGGCCGCGCCGGTGGAGCAGTTCACCATCTCGCTGAACGCCGACCCTGGCGCCAGCCGCGTGAACCTGGTGATGGAGTGGGAGAACACGCGGGCCTGGGTGCCCATCGAGATCGTCAACGGCGGCGCACGGTAGCGGCGGATGGAGTCGGAACGCAGGATGGCGGAGCGCGCGGAGCCCTTCCGCCGCTTCGCGGAATGGATGGAGCGCGCGCTGGCGGCCCAGGTGCCGGAGCCCACGGCCATGGCGCTCGCCACGGCCGACGCCCAGGGGCACCCGTCCGTGCGGATGGTGCTGCTGAAGGGCTTCGACGAGGACGGCTTCGTCTTCTACACCAACCTGGAAAGCCGCAAGGGGCGCGAGCTGGCGGAAAACGCCCACGCGGCGCTCTGCTTCTTCTGGCAGCCGCTGGAGCTGCAGGTGCGCATCGAGGGGCGGGTGGAGCCCGTCTCCGCCGCCGAGGCCGACGAGTACTACGCGTCTCGCGCCCGCGGCAGCCGCATCGGCGCGTGGGCGTCGCTGCAAAGCCAGCCGCTGGGCTCGTATCAGGACCTGATGGCCGGCGTGCAGGAGTACGAGGCGCGTTTCACGGGCGACGACATCCCGCGTCCGCCGCACTGGTCCGGGTTCCGGGTGATCCCCTCGCGCATCGAGTTCTGGCAGGGCCGCCCCAACCGCCTTCACGAACGCGAGCGCTTCGACCTGGACCCGGCGGACCCAAACCTGTGGCGCGTGCAGAACCTGTATCCATAGCGCGCTCCGCCGGATCCATCGCATGCGCGAACACCCTCCTCCACCGCCGCGTGGAGGAGGGTGTTGTTTCTTGTCACCCAGCGGGACCGTACTTGTCTGCGGGTCCGTCAGGTGGTACGTTTCCGGACCTACCTCGCACAAAAGCGAGTCTTTGGAACCCTGCCGCACGAGAGAGACGCCGATGAAAGCCGTTGCCGCACGTTCGTTCGCCGCCCTGGCCATGACCGCCGGACTCGCCGCCTTCGCGTATGCACCGGCGGCGCCCTCGTCGGTGCTGTCGGTAGGAATGTATTGCGAGTACGGCTACTGCGAGGCGACTGCCGCCGGAGGGTCGGGGAACTACACCTGGACCTGGACCAACGCCAACCCGAACAACACCGTCGGTGAAACCAGCACGGCAACGCCCTGCTGGACGTACAACAACCAGATCGTCACCGTCACGGCTACCGTGAACGACGGCAACGGCACGGCCTCGGCCAGCCGCCGATACCGCTGCAGCTACTGACGCGCCACCGCTCGCACGAACGAAGGGGCCGGCCTCCATGCACGGAAGCCGGCCCCTTCGGCGTCCCGACGATCAGCCCGACGTCGGCCTGCGC
This genomic stretch from Longimicrobium sp. harbors:
- the pdxH gene encoding pyridoxamine 5'-phosphate oxidase; translation: MAERAEPFRRFAEWMERALAAQVPEPTAMALATADAQGHPSVRMVLLKGFDEDGFVFYTNLESRKGRELAENAHAALCFFWQPLELQVRIEGRVEPVSAAEADEYYASRARGSRIGAWASLQSQPLGSYQDLMAGVQEYEARFTGDDIPRPPHWSGFRVIPSRIEFWQGRPNRLHERERFDLDPADPNLWRVQNLYP
- a CDS encoding DUF2911 domain-containing protein, which encodes MTRIVTSNPAALALVLAASLAACAGQQQPPPPEQTPAQTAPAQPAPSATPAARPASAQQPASPRDTAEIVFAERRIMVDYGRPYMRGRTVMGGLVPYGQVWRTGANQATHLMTQHDLRIGNVSVPAGTYTLYTLPGETAWQLIVSRQTGQWGTVYQQAQDLARIPMQVGRTAAPVEQFTISLNADPGASRVNLVMEWENTRAWVPIEIVNGGAR